A genomic window from Oncorhynchus gorbuscha isolate QuinsamMale2020 ecotype Even-year unplaced genomic scaffold, OgorEven_v1.0 Un_scaffold_16301, whole genome shotgun sequence includes:
- the LOC124030817 gene encoding transcription factor LBX1-like: protein MTSRGVADCDAVENRRRSPLDHLPPPANSNKPLTPFSIQDILNKPSVKRSYTICGTAHLISSAEKHRSSSISALANRALLTQTSPLCALEELASKTFKGLEVSVLQAAEGRDGMTLFGQRNTPKKRRKSRTAFTNHQIYELEKRFLYQKYLSPADRDQIAQQLGLTNAQVITWFQNRRAKLKRDLEEMKADVESAKTIGDGIVPLEKLAKLADLEKCANGTLGHHPRADSPAQSGGREYELARKLRMSPLSPFSDHTTSKECSEDDEDLEIDVDD, encoded by the exons ATGACATCCAGAGGAGTCGCCGACTGTGACGCGGTCGAGAATAGGAGGCGAAGTCCGTTGGACCATCTTCCTCCGCCTGCAAACTCGAATAAGCCACTGACACCGTTCAGTATCCAAGACATTCTCAACAAACCCTCGGTGAAACGAAGTTACACCATTTGTGGGACAGCACACCTGATTTCATCGGCTGAGAAGCACCGTTCGTCCAGCATCTCTGCTCTGGCCAACAGGGCACTGCTCACACAAACCTCACCACTCTGCGCCCTGGAAGAACTAGCCAGCAAAACCTTCAAGGGGCTCGAAGTTAGCGTTCTGCAAGCAGCTGAAG GGAGAGACGGAATGACACTCTTTGGGCAACGAAACACCCCGAAGAAGCGAAGGAAGTCCAGGACTGCCTTCACCAACCACCAAATCTACGAATTAGAGAAAAGATTCCTGTATCAGAAATATTTGTCACCCGCTGACCGAGACCAAATCGCCCAACAATTGGGTTTAACGAACGCCCAAGTCATCACGTGGTTCCAGAACAGGAGAGCCAAACTAAAGCGAGATCTGGAAGAGATGAAGGCCGACGTGGAGTCGGCCAAAACTATAGGTGACGGTATTGTACCTCTGGAGAAACTCGCCAAGCTCGCTGACCTCGAGAAATGCGCCAACGGAACACTCGGACATCACCCGCGAGCCGATTCTCCCGCGCAGAGCGGCGGACGAGAATACGAGCTCGCTCGCAAGCTGCGGATGTCCCCCCTGTCGCCGTTTTCAGACCACACAACAAGTAAAGAATGCTCAGAGGACGACGAAGACCTAGAAATTGATGTGGATGACTGA